A single genomic interval of Melospiza melodia melodia isolate bMelMel2 unplaced genomic scaffold, bMelMel2.pri scaffold_175, whole genome shotgun sequence harbors:
- the LOC134433290 gene encoding kallikrein-14-like encodes MDEDEDEEDEGEDEDGERDGDEDLISDIPEGAWPEGGVAKGGMSQIWGRGQKWAWPEVGVAKGGVAKGAPINPRRFPGQPQSSGEGAWVLDGHTCAPPWHTCITCLCPYRCLGPRWAHLCPALAHLYYLCPYRCLGAWVLDGHTRAPPWHTCITCVSPVCPYRCLGAGRAHLCPALAHLAHLYYLSVSHLSLPGAWVLDGHTCAPPWQAALFRGRRFICGGTLVAPRWVLTAAHCHAPGPITVRLGEPGGAGPAPGEQRRRSVRAFPFPGYNESSKDGDLMLLRLQVPAHLSRQVSPLPLARTCAPPGTACQISGWGSTTSPTVTFPQALHCSQVRIVPELTCRRIYPNSITPNMLCAGEPRSRADTCQGDSGGPLMCNGRLQGITSWGPGVCGDPHKPGVYVNLCRYGHWLQHTMARN; translated from the exons atggatgaggatgaggatgaagaagaTGAAGGTGAGGATGAAGATGGGGAACGTGATGGAGATGAAg ATCTTATCTCTGATATCCCGGAGGGGGCGTGGCCAGAAGGGGGCGTGGCCAAAGGGGGCATGTCCCAGATTTGGGGGCGTGGCCAGAAGTGGGCGTGGCCAGAAGTGGGCGTGGCCAAAGGGGGCGTGGCCAAAGGGGCCCCCATAAATCCCCGGCGATTCCCggggcagccccagagcagcggGGAAG GTGCCTGGGTGCTGGACGGGCACACCTGTGCCCCGCCCTGGCACACCTGTATCACCTGTCTGTGCCCATACAG GTGCCTGGGTCCTCGATGGGCACACCTGTGCCCCGCCCTGGCACACCTGTATTACCTGTGCCCATACAGGTGCCTGG GTGCCTGGGTGCTGGATGGGCACACCCGTGCCCCGCCCTGGCACACCTGtatcacctgtgtctcacctgtgtgccCATACAG GTGCCTGGGTGCTGGACGGGCACACCTGTGCCccgccctggcacacctggcacacctgtatTACCTGTCTGTCTCTCACCTGTCTCTCCCAG GTGCGTGGGTTCTCGACGGGCACACCTGTGCCCCGCCCTGGCAGGCCGCGCTGTTCCGGGGTCGCCGGTTCATCTGCGGGGGCACCCTGGTGGCGCCCAGGTGGGTGCTGACGGCGGCGCACTGCCACGCCCCCGG ccccatcacCGTCCGTCTGG GTGAGCCCGGGGGGGCGGGGCCTGCGCCAGGTGAGCAGCGGCGCCGCTCGGTTCGCGCCTTCCCCTTCCCCGGCTACAACGAGAGCTCCAAGGACGGCGACCTGATGCTGCTGCGGCTGCAGGTGCCCGCGCACCTGAGCCGCCAGGTGAGCCCCCTGCCGCTGGCACGCACCTGCGCCCCGCCCGGCACCGCCTGCCAGATCTCGGGATGGGGCTCCACCACCAGccccacag TGACGTttccccaggccctgcactgcaGCCAGGTGCGCATCGTACCTGAGCTCACCTGCCGCCGCATCTACCCCAACTCCATCACCCCCAACATGCTCTGCGCCGGGGAGCCGCGGAGCCGCGCCGACACCTGCCAG GGCGACTCCGGGGGGCCCCTGATGTGCAACGGGCGCCTGCAGGGCATCACCTCCTGGGGGCCGGGGGTCTGCGGGGACCCCCACAAACCGGGCGTCTACGTCAACCTGTGCCGCTACGGCCACTGGCTGCAGCACACCATGGCCCGGAACTGA